The Candidatus Scalindua japonica genome includes a region encoding these proteins:
- the murQ gene encoding N-acetylmuramic acid 6-phosphate etherase, protein MKDRSKLITEQRNPDTLNIDCKSTLEIVDIINAEDSNVINAVHNERQNISKAIELIVDSLKNNGRLYYIGAGTSGRLGVLDASECPPTFGTNPEQVKGVIAGGFDALTRSIEGAEDSHEDGEQAIIENGITAKDTVVGIATGGTTPFVHGALAQANRSGANTIFLCCNPNLEPNEYVNVTIIPLTGPEVITGSTRMKAGTATKLILNTLTTTSMIKMGKVYENFMVDLQVKNAKLRDRAERIIMSVTNVDRDSADNLLTKAKGNVKTAIVMHKLQTDYGEARKKLDKYDGYVRDVLNSANLKK, encoded by the coding sequence ATGAAAGATCGCTCAAAGCTCATCACTGAACAACGCAACCCTGATACTCTCAATATCGACTGCAAATCAACTTTAGAAATCGTAGACATTATTAATGCCGAGGATTCGAACGTAATCAATGCCGTTCATAATGAACGCCAGAATATATCAAAGGCAATTGAACTGATTGTTGATTCGTTAAAGAATAATGGACGACTGTATTATATTGGAGCGGGAACAAGTGGAAGACTTGGAGTTCTCGATGCCTCTGAGTGCCCCCCTACCTTTGGAACAAACCCTGAGCAGGTAAAAGGCGTCATTGCCGGTGGATTTGACGCACTTACAAGATCAATAGAAGGTGCTGAGGATAGTCATGAGGATGGTGAACAGGCAATAATAGAAAATGGTATTACGGCCAAAGATACTGTCGTCGGCATAGCTACCGGCGGTACTACGCCATTCGTACACGGCGCCCTGGCACAGGCAAACAGATCAGGCGCTAACACCATCTTTCTCTGTTGTAATCCGAATTTAGAACCAAATGAATACGTTAACGTCACCATAATACCATTAACCGGTCCTGAAGTAATTACCGGATCTACTCGAATGAAGGCAGGCACAGCAACAAAGCTTATACTTAATACCCTTACTACCACATCAATGATAAAAATGGGAAAGGTTTATGAAAACTTCATGGTTGACCTTCAGGTGAAGAACGCAAAGCTTAGGGACCGTGCTGAACGTATTATAATGTCGGTTACAAATGTTGACAGAGACTCTGCAGACAATCTGTTAACAAAGGCGAAGGGCAACGTAAAGACTGCCATAGTTATGCATAAGCTACAGACGGACTATGGTGAAGCCAGAAAAAAACTTGATAAATATGATGGTTACGTCAGAGATGTGCTAAACAGTGCTAATTTAAAAAAATAA
- a CDS encoding endonuclease III, translating into MKTVKPNILKEKSNSTLGPYRCNSEVKLTAAVIRKFQDEIYSFYKKNGRDLPWRMTSDPYHILVSEIMLQQTQVQRVMEKYELFIRIFPDFYSLSNAPLQKILKTWQGMGYNRRAIALKKIAQKIVNEFDGNLPTSVETLMTFPGIGRATASAIAAFAFQCTTVFIETNIRRVFIHYFFPDTENVKDSDILPLVEKTVCTSNPREWYYALMDYGVMVKQNYENPNRKSAHYKRQSPFEGSNRQIRGMVLKLLVQEPNISARQIGQKLNTHKDKLEYIIAQLVKEGFIKKIRGKFTVR; encoded by the coding sequence ATGAAAACTGTAAAACCAAATATTTTAAAAGAAAAGAGCAATAGCACACTTGGTCCTTACAGATGTAATTCGGAAGTTAAGTTGACAGCTGCAGTAATTCGAAAATTTCAAGATGAAATTTACTCTTTCTATAAAAAGAATGGTCGTGATCTCCCATGGAGGATGACAAGTGATCCCTATCATATCTTAGTTTCAGAGATAATGCTTCAGCAGACACAGGTTCAGAGGGTTATGGAAAAGTATGAACTATTTATCAGAATATTCCCGGACTTTTATTCACTGTCAAATGCACCACTACAAAAAATACTTAAGACATGGCAGGGTATGGGATATAATCGCCGTGCTATAGCATTGAAAAAGATTGCACAGAAAATAGTTAATGAGTTTGATGGAAATCTCCCCACCTCTGTAGAAACGTTAATGACATTTCCCGGAATAGGCAGGGCAACTGCATCTGCTATTGCAGCGTTTGCATTTCAGTGTACTACTGTTTTTATTGAAACTAATATACGTAGAGTTTTTATTCACTATTTTTTCCCTGATACAGAAAATGTCAAGGATTCTGATATTCTTCCTTTAGTAGAGAAAACAGTTTGTACTTCAAATCCTCGAGAGTGGTATTACGCACTTATGGACTATGGAGTAATGGTTAAACAGAATTATGAGAATCCAAACAGAAAGAGTGCTCACTACAAAAGACAATCACCGTTTGAAGGTTCTAATAGACAGATCAGAGGAATGGTTCTTAAACTATTAGTCCAAGAACCAAATATTTCAGCACGTCAAATTGGACAAAAACTCAATACACATAAGGATAAACTAGAGTATATTATAGCGCAACTTGTGAAAGAGGGTTTTATCAAAAAAATAAGAGGGAAATTTACGGTGAGGTAA
- a CDS encoding cytochrome-c peroxidase — MMRELVSDRSNETIQPIPIIVYCDSAKVELGKKLFFEPRLSQSGWITCNSCHNLSTGGTDNLPTSIRHKWFSGLINLPTVLNSRFNLVQFWDGRTKDLKEQAGNPIANPIEMGLNHELAVNALKSIPEYSKWFSEVYETEEI; from the coding sequence ATGATGCGAGAATTAGTATCTGATAGATCAAATGAAACAATCCAGCCAATTCCAATCATCGTTTACTGTGATAGCGCAAAGGTAGAATTGGGTAAGAAGTTATTTTTTGAACCGAGACTATCACAGTCAGGTTGGATTACTTGTAATTCCTGCCATAACCTCTCAACAGGTGGTACGGACAATTTACCAACCTCTATCAGACATAAATGGTTTTCTGGTCTTATAAACTTACCAACGGTTCTGAATTCAAGATTTAATCTTGTTCAGTTCTGGGACGGTCGTACAAAAGATTTGAAAGAACAGGCAGGAAACCCTATCGCTAATCCAATCGAAATGGGACTAAACCATGAACTGGCAGTAAATGCGTTAAAATCGATACCTGAGTATTCAAAATGGTTCAGTGAAGTATACGAAACAGAAGAAATATAG
- the hemB gene encoding porphobilinogen synthase — MHFPKYRPRRLRSNKLIRDLVRENHLTVKDLIMPLFVRPGSGIRKEISTMPGNYQFSVDTLVEEVKELATLGIPGVILFGIPSTKDELGTEAYADDGIIQKAVRAIKKNVSDILIITDVCMCEYTNHGHCGYIKKDEKSGEYLIDNDETLKLLTKEALSHAEAGVDIVAPSDMMDGRVGAIRDILDDNGFDNIPIMSYAAKYASAYYGPFRDAAESPPCFGDRRSYQMDIPNSDEALREVSLDIDEGADIVMVKPALPYLDIIRLIKDNFDHPIAAYNVSGEFSMVKAAHQKGWLDEKAVAMETLMGIKRAGADIILTYWAKDAARWLSA, encoded by the coding sequence ATGCACTTCCCCAAATACCGCCCTCGCCGGCTAAGAAGTAATAAGCTCATACGTGATCTTGTTCGCGAAAACCACTTAACAGTTAAAGACCTGATCATGCCACTTTTCGTTCGACCTGGAAGCGGAATCAGGAAAGAAATCTCTACAATGCCCGGAAACTATCAGTTTTCTGTAGATACACTTGTAGAAGAAGTCAAAGAGCTTGCAACTCTCGGGATCCCGGGTGTAATCCTGTTTGGCATCCCCAGTACGAAAGATGAATTAGGTACTGAAGCGTACGCGGATGACGGTATTATACAAAAAGCCGTAAGGGCAATTAAGAAAAATGTTTCTGACATTCTGATTATTACGGACGTCTGCATGTGTGAATACACAAATCATGGCCATTGCGGTTACATAAAAAAAGATGAAAAGAGTGGTGAATATCTAATTGACAATGACGAAACGCTTAAACTCCTTACAAAAGAGGCGCTATCTCACGCAGAGGCCGGAGTTGATATAGTTGCCCCAAGTGATATGATGGATGGACGAGTAGGCGCAATCAGAGACATTCTGGATGATAATGGTTTTGATAACATTCCTATAATGTCTTATGCTGCCAAATATGCGTCAGCATATTACGGCCCTTTCAGAGATGCGGCAGAGTCGCCACCATGCTTTGGAGATAGAAGATCGTACCAGATGGATATACCAAACTCTGATGAAGCATTACGGGAAGTCTCTCTGGATATAGACGAAGGCGCTGATATTGTAATGGTAAAACCGGCACTTCCGTATCTTGATATTATCAGACTTATAAAAGACAATTTTGATCACCCTATAGCAGCCTACAATGTCAGTGGAGAATTTTCTATGGTTAAGGCGGCCCATCAAAAAGGTTGGCTTGATGAGAAGGCAGTTGCTATGGAGACACTGATGGGTATTAAAAGGGCAGGTGCAGATATCATTCTGACTTACTGGGCGAAGGACGCTGCGCGTTGGCTATCGGCATAA
- the plsY gene encoding glycerol-3-phosphate 1-O-acyltransferase PlsY — MVISYIVGIVLSYLLGGIPFGYLIAVTKGIDIRTKGSGNIGATNVSRVLGRKYGLVIFFLDMFKGFVAVFFVPLLVSGMKSPTTADNLLLILCGFSAVLGHAFPVYLKFRGGKAVATSFGIFVWLAPIAIAISFGAWIITVLVSRYVSLGSMVGALALVGVTVWVVDSPSGDNSNIIYLSVAVAILIVAKHTSNIKRIVSGTEKKVFQNEGKG, encoded by the coding sequence ATGGTAATATCATACATTGTTGGAATTGTCTTATCGTATTTGCTTGGGGGCATCCCTTTTGGTTATTTAATTGCAGTTACCAAGGGAATTGATATCAGAACAAAGGGTAGTGGCAATATCGGCGCTACAAATGTGAGCAGAGTGCTTGGGAGAAAGTACGGCTTAGTGATTTTTTTTCTGGATATGTTTAAGGGGTTTGTGGCTGTCTTTTTTGTGCCTTTACTTGTCAGTGGGATGAAATCACCGACGACCGCTGACAACCTGTTGCTAATTCTCTGCGGGTTCAGTGCGGTACTTGGCCATGCATTTCCCGTTTATCTGAAATTCAGGGGTGGGAAGGCTGTTGCTACAAGTTTTGGAATATTTGTCTGGTTAGCACCAATCGCTATAGCTATATCATTTGGTGCATGGATTATAACCGTATTGGTCTCACGTTATGTATCTCTGGGGTCAATGGTAGGTGCTCTTGCACTGGTAGGAGTTACCGTCTGGGTTGTGGATTCTCCTTCAGGGGATAACAGTAATATTATATATCTTTCTGTGGCTGTTGCCATTCTTATAGTAGCGAAGCACACATCAAATATTAAGAGGATTGTTTCTGGTACGGAAAAGAAGGTTTTTCAAAACGAAGGAAAAGGCTAA
- a CDS encoding lipopolysaccharide kinase InaA family protein translates to MKKVEIPACFSTLCKGNMTLYIKKEYENRMSDDDIKKLFDLCKKPLSAPNVVDRNELSNSYIGRASCKTLSMDGLADDRFVVREYWHGGMIGRIFRDCFWEGMRPVNELLVSEAVSNGGVKTAEIIAIVKKRVMGRLYKFRMVTREITESIDLIELLLHSRENQLLKQKKQIINKLAKAVNDMHNVGIYHADLHLKNILVQSNSGICINVYIIDLDKSHQYEKLSFHRRMKNIMRLDRSVVKMRRKKSNLFGKTFPFPVSKTDRIRFLKRYIETGSESVKPIKYYIQSYSKAHGLHRLWWSLGGG, encoded by the coding sequence ATGAAGAAAGTTGAAATACCTGCCTGTTTTTCGACCTTGTGCAAAGGGAACATGACCTTGTATATAAAAAAAGAGTATGAGAACAGGATGTCAGATGATGACATAAAGAAATTATTTGATCTTTGTAAAAAGCCTCTTTCAGCGCCAAATGTTGTAGACAGAAATGAATTAAGTAATTCATATATTGGTAGAGCATCTTGTAAAACTCTTTCAATGGACGGTCTTGCTGACGACAGATTTGTTGTGAGGGAGTATTGGCATGGCGGGATGATTGGCAGGATATTCAGAGACTGTTTCTGGGAGGGTATGCGCCCGGTGAATGAGTTACTGGTAAGTGAGGCTGTGAGCAATGGAGGTGTTAAAACTGCTGAAATAATTGCGATTGTTAAAAAAAGAGTAATGGGGCGTTTGTACAAGTTCCGGATGGTTACCAGGGAGATAACAGAGTCTATCGACTTGATTGAATTACTTTTACATTCCAGAGAAAACCAGTTATTGAAACAAAAAAAACAAATCATCAATAAGTTGGCAAAGGCCGTGAACGATATGCACAATGTGGGTATCTACCATGCTGACTTGCATCTTAAAAATATACTTGTTCAATCAAATTCGGGTATATGTATTAATGTATACATAATAGACTTAGATAAATCTCATCAGTATGAAAAATTAAGTTTTCATAGAAGGATGAAGAATATAATGCGTCTGGACAGATCAGTGGTAAAAATGAGAAGAAAAAAAAGTAATCTGTTTGGTAAGACATTTCCGTTTCCCGTTTCTAAAACTGACAGAATCAGGTTTCTAAAAAGATATATTGAAACAGGTAGTGAATCAGTAAAACCGATTAAATATTACATACAATCATATAGTAAAGCCCATGGACTTCATAGATTGTGGTGGAGCCTGGGTGGGGGGTAG
- a CDS encoding glycosyltransferase family 9 protein, giving the protein MIIDSPANILIIRLSAIGDVINVLPSLRLLRTHFPKSRITWLVEDRAKEILTDHPDIDEVIIYPRKKWQSNILKIHTSLKVISEALSFYKKLRRNHYDLVIDFQGNLKSAVMNLITGSDNRFGFGKGHCKEFNYLSTQCHAYPVGRKIHRIEKNLSLIGELGIEPLFMRPELPVTKENKEYISMFINNNTTNPSLPIILIHPGTSKFGSFKQWSPKNYSLLANMILEKYEVNIIFTWGPGELNTVKEIIKSMKYKALPACKTDSIKQLIELIRLSSLFIGGDTGPLHIASIMNIPVVGIYGPKDPITYGPYNGKAIVIKKDIPCSPCRKRTCGDPKCMTTIIPDDVFCGVERLLLHQNTMTLNTQS; this is encoded by the coding sequence ATGATAATAGATTCGCCTGCAAACATTTTAATTATTCGTCTCAGCGCAATTGGAGACGTAATCAATGTCCTCCCCTCACTCAGGCTATTACGCACTCATTTCCCGAAATCGAGAATTACCTGGTTGGTAGAAGACAGAGCAAAAGAAATCCTGACAGACCACCCTGACATTGATGAAGTTATTATTTATCCACGTAAAAAATGGCAGAGTAATATACTGAAAATACATACATCACTTAAAGTAATCTCTGAAGCCCTTTCATTTTACAAAAAACTTCGTAGAAACCATTATGACCTGGTTATTGATTTTCAGGGCAACCTGAAGAGTGCAGTGATGAACCTGATAACAGGATCAGACAACAGGTTTGGGTTTGGAAAAGGACATTGCAAAGAATTCAACTATTTATCCACACAATGTCATGCATATCCCGTGGGAAGAAAGATCCACAGAATAGAAAAAAATCTTTCATTGATTGGGGAGCTGGGCATAGAACCTCTATTCATGAGGCCTGAACTTCCCGTGACTAAAGAGAACAAAGAGTACATTTCCATGTTTATCAACAATAATACAACTAACCCCTCCCTCCCTATTATATTAATCCATCCGGGCACAAGCAAATTCGGATCTTTTAAACAATGGTCTCCGAAAAATTACTCATTACTGGCCAATATGATTCTGGAAAAATATGAGGTAAATATTATTTTCACCTGGGGACCGGGCGAATTAAATACTGTTAAAGAAATAATTAAGAGCATGAAATACAAGGCACTTCCTGCATGCAAAACAGACTCTATTAAACAGCTTATAGAACTTATCAGACTCTCTAGCCTCTTTATTGGAGGAGATACCGGTCCACTGCATATTGCATCTATCATGAACATTCCTGTTGTTGGAATCTATGGGCCAAAAGATCCTATAACCTATGGACCATATAACGGTAAGGCAATAGTTATTAAAAAGGATATACCATGCAGCCCATGCAGAAAAAGGACTTGTGGTGACCCAAAATGCATGACTACAATCATTCCGGATGATGTTTTTTGTGGAGTGGAGAGGCTTTTACTACACCAGAACACAATGACACTGAATACACAGAGTTAA
- a CDS encoding peptidase U32 family protein translates to MIEKSQKIYKKPELVSPAGSLDKLKTAIEYGADAVYAGGKDFSLRNSAANFTLDEIGSAVEFVHERGKKLYITLNIFAHNCHITRMEQYLKELSKHSVNAVIVADPGVLSLVRDIMPDTPAHISTQANCTNTKAADFWYKQGVNRVVLARELSLNEISEISANSNCRTEVFVQGAMCLSYSGRCYLSSYMANRGANLGDCAQSCRWKYSLVEEERPNEYYPIIEDGEFASVMSSRDLCMIQHIPELIAAGADAWKIEGRMKSQYYVATVTRIYREAIDMFFGNEAYEYQERWLEELGKISNRGYNTGFFLGSPGLDGQRVGEEKGYTQDYKFVGLFGRPKDDNLFEVIVKNSFQVGEDLEVMGKRPGMDFVQTIKGIYNKDLEPVEKANPGQRAFIIPERPVEEYFILRRKVRH, encoded by the coding sequence ATGATAGAAAAATCTCAAAAAATATATAAAAAGCCTGAGCTGGTATCACCGGCCGGGAGTCTGGACAAGTTAAAGACTGCCATAGAATACGGCGCTGATGCAGTGTATGCGGGAGGTAAGGACTTTAGCCTGAGAAATTCGGCTGCGAACTTTACTCTGGATGAAATTGGGTCTGCAGTTGAATTTGTACATGAAAGAGGTAAGAAATTATATATTACTCTTAATATTTTTGCTCATAACTGCCACATTACTCGAATGGAGCAATACCTGAAAGAATTATCAAAACATTCCGTTAATGCCGTCATCGTCGCTGATCCTGGCGTATTGTCCCTAGTCAGAGATATTATGCCTGATACTCCAGCTCATATCAGCACCCAGGCAAACTGTACAAATACAAAAGCTGCAGACTTCTGGTATAAACAGGGCGTTAATAGGGTGGTGTTGGCAAGAGAATTATCACTCAATGAAATTTCTGAAATAAGTGCAAACAGTAATTGCAGGACTGAAGTATTCGTTCAAGGCGCCATGTGCCTTTCTTATTCAGGAAGATGTTACCTGAGTTCATATATGGCAAATCGTGGCGCAAACCTTGGTGATTGTGCACAGTCATGCCGTTGGAAATATTCTCTTGTGGAAGAGGAACGCCCGAATGAATACTACCCGATTATTGAAGACGGAGAATTTGCGTCGGTTATGAGCTCGCGTGATCTCTGCATGATACAGCACATTCCTGAATTAATAGCCGCGGGCGCTGACGCCTGGAAAATTGAAGGTAGAATGAAAAGCCAGTATTACGTTGCTACAGTAACAAGGATATATCGTGAGGCGATAGATATGTTTTTTGGAAATGAAGCGTATGAATATCAGGAGAGATGGTTGGAGGAGTTGGGTAAGATCAGTAACAGGGGGTATAATACAGGCTTTTTCCTCGGCAGTCCCGGTCTGGATGGTCAGAGGGTGGGAGAAGAGAAGGGGTATACGCAGGACTATAAGTTTGTTGGTCTGTTTGGCAGGCCAAAAGATGATAATCTTTTTGAAGTTATTGTGAAAAACTCATTTCAAGTAGGCGAGGATCTTGAAGTGATGGGAAAGAGACCTGGCATGGACTTCGTGCAGACTATTAAGGGTATATATAATAAGGACCTTGAGCCGGTAGAAAAGGCAAATCCAGGACAACGTGCATTCATTATTCCGGAAAGACCAGTAGAAGAGTATTTTATATTGAGAAGAAAAGTAAGACACTAA
- the ruvX gene encoding Holliday junction resolvase RuvX, whose product MRTLGIDYGNKRVGLAISTPVGGIAQGLQTIERIDGHDYLEELAEVIKEKEVGEIVVGLPKNMNDTIGEKAEEVLVLVETLKSKFNIPVHTIDERLTTVRANRAMAGAKMTKKGKKKRVDMIAAQFILQSYLDQNRRNAEEDWEVD is encoded by the coding sequence ATGAGAACACTGGGTATTGATTATGGTAATAAGCGGGTTGGTCTGGCGATCAGTACACCAGTGGGAGGTATTGCGCAAGGGCTTCAAACAATAGAGCGTATAGATGGTCATGACTATTTGGAAGAATTGGCAGAAGTAATAAAGGAAAAGGAGGTGGGAGAGATTGTCGTTGGGCTTCCAAAGAACATGAATGATACTATTGGAGAAAAAGCTGAAGAGGTTCTTGTATTGGTAGAAACCCTTAAATCTAAATTCAATATCCCTGTGCATACCATTGATGAAAGACTTACGACAGTGAGAGCCAACAGGGCTATGGCTGGGGCCAAAATGACTAAGAAAGGGAAGAAAAAGAGGGTAGATATGATTGCCGCGCAGTTTATACTACAGTCTTACCTTGACCAGAACCGACGAAATGCGGAAGAGGATTGGGAGGTTGACTGA
- a CDS encoding HAD-IB family phosphatase, with the protein MEFEKMLMNANNKKLIIFDVDGVIFNSQFLLHLSLKSSIFNYLKALYLCFLFSINCLNMRDLLERVYIDIKGLKEDDIWQVYNNMKMVKYANETISKITQKGHYVSLISSGVPDILVKDLASRLDAGCGHGIDVTINNGIYTGEIGGQLSFHEGKVRVVEKLLEVHNTTWDDVVVVGDDRNNLDIMELAKVSIGFNSYYPVRKKVKYLIDSNDLRDVLEYVFNEDEITFDKLSLGFKHEIALSWSQEFRRKGIHACSLLVPIFSGVNYVLTLIMLIAMTVLYSASEWARLNGFRFPVLSFITKQCVRSSERRRFAFAPITLASGVVLSLLFFSPIVASVTIAILACADSMATIVGKFYGTVRIPYNPKKSIEGTVAFFITAFICAFIYLPLKTALIVSLVSCIIESLPVEFDNITVPLGAGMVLGLLI; encoded by the coding sequence ATGGAATTTGAAAAAATGCTTATGAATGCCAATAACAAGAAACTAATAATATTTGATGTTGATGGAGTAATTTTCAATAGCCAGTTTTTACTGCACTTATCTTTGAAATCCAGTATTTTTAATTACTTGAAAGCATTGTATTTGTGTTTTTTGTTCAGTATAAATTGCTTAAATATGCGAGATTTACTTGAAAGGGTTTATATTGATATCAAGGGTTTAAAAGAAGATGACATTTGGCAGGTTTATAATAATATGAAGATGGTAAAGTATGCAAATGAAACAATTAGTAAAATAACGCAAAAAGGGCATTATGTTTCTTTGATCAGCAGTGGAGTGCCAGACATTCTAGTGAAAGATCTGGCGTCAAGACTGGATGCAGGTTGTGGGCATGGCATAGATGTGACAATAAATAATGGTATTTATACCGGTGAGATTGGAGGACAGCTTTCTTTTCATGAAGGGAAGGTACGGGTTGTAGAAAAACTTCTAGAAGTTCACAATACTACGTGGGATGATGTAGTTGTTGTGGGAGACGATAGAAATAATCTTGATATTATGGAACTTGCAAAGGTCAGTATCGGGTTTAACTCATATTACCCTGTACGCAAAAAAGTAAAATATCTGATAGACAGCAATGATCTGAGGGATGTATTAGAGTATGTGTTTAATGAAGATGAAATAACATTTGATAAACTTAGTTTAGGTTTCAAACATGAAATTGCTTTATCATGGAGCCAGGAATTCAGGCGTAAAGGTATACATGCCTGTTCGCTGCTTGTCCCTATCTTTTCAGGTGTTAACTATGTGCTTACATTAATAATGTTAATAGCGATGACTGTGTTATATTCGGCATCTGAATGGGCAAGGCTTAATGGTTTCAGATTTCCAGTTTTGAGTTTCATTACAAAGCAATGTGTTCGCTCCAGCGAAAGAAGGAGATTCGCCTTTGCGCCTATTACACTGGCCTCAGGTGTTGTGTTGTCACTGTTGTTTTTTTCGCCAATAGTAGCGAGTGTTACGATAGCCATTCTCGCCTGTGCTGATAGCATGGCTACGATCGTTGGAAAGTTTTATGGTACAGTCCGGATCCCATACAACCCTAAAAAAAGCATTGAAGGGACTGTGGCTTTCTTTATTACTGCGTTCATATGTGCCTTTATTTATCTTCCATTAAAGACTGCATTGATAGTATCTCTGGTATCATGTATAATTGAGAGTTTACCTGTAGAATTTGATAATATCACTGTTCCTTTGGGTGCAGGAATGGTTTTAGGGCTGTTAATATGA
- a CDS encoding AAA family ATPase: protein MKIAISGKGGVGKTTLSASLSKLFANEGSKVIAIDADPDANLAAALGVKDADKIVPLVDLKELIKERTGSTSDEFGKFFKLNPTVNDLPEKCSISHDGMRLMTLGTIKRGGSGCACPEGVMLKALLNHLILQRDEVVIVDMEAGIEHLGRASIRAVTALIVVVEPGKRSIQTAFQVKKLAADLGIKTIFAVGNKVMNDVHREFLKKELKDIPLLGTISYNEKLIDSDLQGKAAYSDNEQLLSEVSVIITKLKELIK, encoded by the coding sequence GTGAAAATTGCAATTTCAGGTAAAGGTGGTGTTGGAAAAACAACGTTATCTGCCAGTCTGTCAAAACTTTTTGCCAACGAGGGTAGTAAAGTGATAGCCATAGATGCTGACCCAGATGCAAATCTGGCCGCAGCTCTGGGAGTTAAAGATGCGGATAAAATAGTACCTCTAGTTGATTTAAAAGAACTAATAAAAGAGCGTACAGGTTCTACATCAGATGAATTCGGCAAATTCTTCAAATTAAACCCGACGGTTAACGATCTACCAGAAAAATGTTCCATTTCACATGATGGCATGCGATTGATGACGCTTGGTACAATTAAAAGGGGTGGAAGCGGATGCGCATGTCCTGAAGGTGTGATGTTGAAGGCTTTGTTAAACCATCTCATACTGCAAAGAGATGAAGTTGTTATCGTAGATATGGAAGCCGGAATAGAGCATCTGGGACGTGCGTCGATAAGGGCTGTCACCGCTTTGATAGTAGTTGTAGAACCCGGTAAAAGGAGTATACAGACGGCTTTTCAGGTTAAAAAACTTGCTGCGGATCTTGGAATAAAAACGATATTTGCAGTTGGGAATAAAGTAATGAATGACGTGCATAGAGAATTCTTGAAAAAAGAGCTTAAAGATATTCCATTATTAGGAACAATTTCGTATAATGAGAAGCTGATTGACTCAGACTTACAAGGAAAAGCTGCATATAGCGATAATGAACAGTTATTATCAGAAGTTAGTGTGATAATTACTAAATTAAAGGAGTTAATAAAATGA